One window from the genome of Babylonia areolata isolate BAREFJ2019XMU chromosome 11, ASM4173473v1, whole genome shotgun sequence encodes:
- the LOC143287417 gene encoding uncharacterized protein LOC143287417, whose protein sequence is MVTTRITGKCRMAEVTMEVTGITEVMEVTEVVTEMIMVEVTEVVTEMIMVEVTEVVTEMITEGVTEMTTAEVTAEVMVTTDLALTDTGITGLLTLATRALVLCTSQRISSRQPQF, encoded by the exons ATGGTCACGACACGCATCACGGGGAAGTGTCGCATGGCGGAGGTCACGATGGAGGTCACGGGGATCACGGAGGTCATGGAGGTCACGGAGGTGGTCACGGAGATGATCATGGTGGAGGTCACGGAGGTGGTCACGGAGATGATCATGGTGGAGGTCACGGAGGTGGTCACGGAGATGATCACGGAGGGGGTCACGGAGATGACCACGGCGGAGGTCACGGCGGAGGTCATGGTCACCACGGACCTGGCCCTCACAGACACGGGGATCACGGGCCTCCTCACCCTGGCTACTCG GGCGTTGGTACTTTGCACGTCACAACGAATTTCGTCACGGCAGCCACAGTTCTGA